Genomic DNA from Deltaproteobacteria bacterium:
GCCTTTGTTGAATGCGCGCTTGTGCAGACCGTCGAGATTGGCGATCACTCAATCTTTGTTGGCGAAGTGAAAGACGCCGGCGTCGCGGTGGCACCGACTGGTCGGCCCGATGACGCGATCCTCGCCATGCGCGATTTAGGCGATAAGGTTTTTTACGGGGGATAGGCGCGCTAAGCGCGCCGGTTGCGGGTTTGGGGTTTCGATTTTCGGGTTGTAAGAAGGAGAACCTACGATGGCAAAGATTAGACATATCGCTTACCGGGCGGAGGACGTGGACGCGATGGCGAAGTTTTTCGTTGACGCTATGGGTATGAAGATGATTCAGAAGCGCAAAAACAACGCCATCGATTTGAGCGATGGCGAAGTGAATATCACCGTGTTGCCGCTGGCGGCGGGCATGGGCGGCAAGGCTGGCATCGATCACATCGGGTTCTCCGTATCCAACGACCAGGAGCAGTTCCAAAAGATGGAGTCCTGCGGCGCCGTCAAGGCAGGCGCGGTGAACCTCGGCACGGCGTACTATGAGGACAAGTACAAAGGCCCGGAAGGGATCATTGTCGACGTTGGCCACTGGCAGGGCGCGGCGCCGGTGAAGGAATAATCGTTGCTCGTGGTTCGTGACTCGTGCTCGTGCCGAAAATTACGAGCATAAGCCCCGAACACGAGCGACGAGCACGAGCGACGACCCATGATAACCACCGTGGTAAATTTTATACTGCCGGCGCCGGTGAGCCGCGATAAAGCCAAAGAACTTTATCTTGGCACGGCACCGAAATATCGCGAGGTCGCGGGGCTGGTGCGCAAATACTACTTGCTGACGGAGGACGGCGGCACCGGCGGTGGTGTTTACCTGTGGAAATCCAAGGCCGACGCCGAGAAGCTTTTTACTCCCGAATGGAAGCAGTTTATCAAAGATCGCTACGGCGCCGAGCCAGTGATTACCTATTATGAAAGCCCGGTGCTGGTCGATAATCTCACCGGTGCGATCAGTTCCGATTGAGTTGCGCTCAAAAAGAAAATAGCGAAGAGGCGCCCCGCGAGGGCGCCTCTTTTTTTTCGGGGTTGCAAACGCTCTGGCGCAAGCTATTTGATCGGTTGAATGAGCACGCGCAGGACCTTGGCTGCGTCAGCGTAACTCTTACCATCGGCGACTTTTTTCACCATACCGTTTTCAGCTTTGCCGGTGTTGGGGCCTTTTTGGCGCGGGCCCTGGTCCGAGCCGATGCCTGGTTCTTGGTCCACTTCGGTGCCGGCATCCCACAGCATGAGCTGCGCGCTGATGTCGCCGCTGATCGCTTTGCCGTCTTTGAACAACTCAATGCCGGCTTCGCCAGGAGCGTAGAACCAATCGTTGGACTGGCCCATCATCAGTGTCATCGATAACTTGTCGCCTGGCATTGCCGAAAATGTCGCTTCGTAAGCCGCCCCCGGTGTGATTGGCGCTGGACTGCTCAGGCCCAAGGGGGTGTTGTAGACGACCACCGACTTGACGCCTTTCGCGCCAGTCAGCGATTTCGCAAGCATTGCGGGATTGCCATCTTCGGCCTGCGCCTCTAGACCTTTGCCGCGATCCTTTTGTCCCTCGCTGAAGACCGGCGCTTTGTCGCTGTGCACGATTGCCGTGCCCGGCGAGAATGCCAACGACCACTTGGTGCCGTTGGAGGCAGTAAACGCATCGGGCTTGGAAATGTTCTCCACGCGGATGGCAAATTTCGTTTCGCCGTTAGCAAACGCTGCGCCGGTGACGCTCAGCAGCATTCCCGCAATAAGGCCCAAAACTTTCATATTCATGGTTGCTCCTCCTGGTTTATTCGTTGATAATTTCTGTGTGCTGCCCGCGTATTCAATTCAAACCGGTTCTTGCTGATTTAGATGCGCGACGCCGGACAAACGGTGCATGGCGGCTTGGGATCGAAAGCGACTGGCATCGAACAGGCTTGAAAGGAGATGACTATGACACGTCGTGGGCTATTGAAAGGAATCTTCGCCGGTGGTTTGTGGTCCGCGTGGCATGGCTTGGCGCTTTCAGCCCAGCCATCTTCTCTGAAAGAGATCGAAGCATTGCAAAAAAACTGGAAGACGTTGCTCGCCGCTGGCACCAAGGTGCCGCTGCCGACGGAGCCGCTCAAACTAACCAAAGAGGAGTGGCGCAAGCGGCTGGACGCGCAACAGTTTCACATCTTGCGCGAGGAGGGCACGGAACGCCCAGGGAGTAGCCCGTTGAATGGCGAAAAGCGGCCGGGAGTTTTCGCCTGTGCCGGCTGCGACCTGCCGGTTTTTACTTCCGAAATGAAATATGAAAGCGGCACTGGCTGGCCGAGTTTTTTCACGACCATTCCCGGCGTGTTTGGCACCAGCACAGATTTTAAACTGCTCCTGCCGCGCACCGAATATCACTGTATCCGCTGCGGCGGCCATCACGGCCACGTTTTCAACGACGGCCCCCAGCCCACCGGCCAACGCTGGTGCAACAACGGCCTGGCGCTGAAGTTTGTTGCGAAAAATTTACGGAGTTAGGGTTGGTGACCACCGTGGGGATTTCCCCCGTTTGACGCGGCATGCGTGCGCGGCGTAGCGGCTCGGCTTCGGTGAAAATAAGGCGACGGCGGAAGGCAATAGGGCTCTCTGCGATGAGCAAGGCTTTTAAGCCCTCGATCGGAGTCGTGAAGTGAGGTCGGTGTAGAAAACGTGACGGGTCCTGACTCCACACTAGAATTGAGAGATGCCATCGACGTGCGAGGTGTTCGGCAGTGGCGCCGATAAACGCATGTTCCTGTTTGTCGTCTAGCGTCTAAGGTTTGGCGCCAGACGCTAGACGCGAAACCCTAAACGTCTAGCCCTGCTCACCAACCCGCGCCCTTGGTCGCCAATTTCAGCCGAAACACGTTTGTGTTCGATGTAATGAAGAGCGACGAGCCATCTTCGCCCCAAGATACGTTGCCGGTCGGAACGCCGGTCTCGATGCTGCCGAGATGCTTGCCGTCTGGTGAGAATACATAAATGCCGCCAGGTCCGGCGCCGAAAATGTTTCCTTCGCGATCGACCTTCATGCCGTCGGGTGCACCGGGTTTTTTACCTATCAAGCCAGTTCCGTTGAACAGAACTCTACCGTTTCCGATCGTACCG
This window encodes:
- a CDS encoding VOC family protein, which codes for MAKIRHIAYRAEDVDAMAKFFVDAMGMKMIQKRKNNAIDLSDGEVNITVLPLAAGMGGKAGIDHIGFSVSNDQEQFQKMESCGAVKAGAVNLGTAYYEDKYKGPEGIIVDVGHWQGAAPVKE
- a CDS encoding monooxygenase, giving the protein MITTVVNFILPAPVSRDKAKELYLGTAPKYREVAGLVRKYYLLTEDGGTGGGVYLWKSKADAEKLFTPEWKQFIKDRYGAEPVITYYESPVLVDNLTGAISSD
- the msrB gene encoding peptide-methionine (R)-S-oxide reductase MsrB, with translation MTRRGLLKGIFAGGLWSAWHGLALSAQPSSLKEIEALQKNWKTLLAAGTKVPLPTEPLKLTKEEWRKRLDAQQFHILREEGTERPGSSPLNGEKRPGVFACAGCDLPVFTSEMKYESGTGWPSFFTTIPGVFGTSTDFKLLLPRTEYHCIRCGGHHGHVFNDGPQPTGQRWCNNGLALKFVAKNLRS